The DNA window CTCGGCCGAGGCGCAGCAGGCGCAGCGCCCCCGAGGCGAAATGCGCGGCGAGCGGGCGCAGCGGCGCCTCCGGCAGGTCCTCCGGCACGGCGAGAATCCGCTCGTCGGCCGGCTCGCGCAGGAAGCGCGCGTCCGGCGAAACGAGGCCGGAGGCGCTGACGACGACGACGGCGAGGTCCTCCGCCCGCCCCTCGGCGACCCGCCGCCGGCGGCGCGCGGGGTCGCGCACGCGCAGCGGCGGATCCTCCGTCCGGACCGTCCCCGCGCCGACGACGACGGCGTCGGCCGCGGCGCGCAGCACGTCCATCCGCTCGCGGTCGCCGCGGCTCGAGAAACCCGCCCCTTCCCGCAAATGACTGTCGATCTTGCCGTCGGCGCTCATCGCCAAGTTGGCGATAATACGGAGCGCGGGCGGCCGCGCGGCGTTCGTCATGCGCCGATGGTACGGCCTTTGGCCCGCGCGAGGAAACGTCGATGATCGAGCGCGCGCCGTTCGCCGAAGTCGCCGTCCACGTCGTCACCG is part of the bacterium genome and encodes:
- a CDS encoding dihydrofolate reductase family protein, whose protein sequence is MTNAARPPALRIIANLAMSADGKIDSHLREGAGFSSRGDRERMDVLRAAADAVVVGAGTVRTEDPPLRVRDPARRRRRVAEGRAEDLAVVVVSASGLVSPDARFLREPADERILAVPEDLPEAPLRPLAAHFASGALRLLRLGRGAVDVAALAARLAAEGRRTILVEGGGELVARFVAADLLDELRLTLCPTVIGGRTAPTPVGGDGWPLAARRRLELLEVERAGDELFLRYAFRPLSVAPGAASPQE